One Longimicrobiales bacterium DNA window includes the following coding sequences:
- a CDS encoding alpha/beta fold hydrolase has translation MTRRMRAASMSLAVRCRKGSHVLTIGVAIATAAACFDPAAAHAQSSVRPGTFSVRGEDVSAEYGELEVRANRASGTDAVLTLRFVRFASTAAEPRPPIVFLAGGPGDAATRALSGMPREVLEQLRAVADVIAFDQRGTGTSEPSDPTCGASPMLPRDRAGDAEHLLSILRPFVAACIAAAPSRGIDIGGLTTVESADDVEALRQALGAPSLQLLAGSYGTHLALAVARRHPESVTAMVLAGVEGPDHTFKRPVLADSVLAGIAAAKRPTLLQEIATLRARLMEPVAYTFANGRTITLGAWDLQRWVAESLDAMPEIAAMMSAMPRLLDGDYEPLAVWTLRARLPQPFNLMNLAMDCASYASDERLRLIGNEGRTALLGDALNFPKPALCDLSGLPRLDDTFRQPVSSNTSALLVTGEWDGRTPPANAREVARRMPNAHVLVIENASHGVLGHPDVLRRSIELFRGAK, from the coding sequence ATGACACGACGCATGCGTGCAGCATCCATGTCACTGGCGGTCCGGTGTAGGAAGGGGTCCCACGTTCTCACGATCGGCGTTGCAATCGCGACCGCGGCGGCGTGCTTCGATCCGGCGGCAGCGCACGCACAGTCGTCGGTGCGGCCGGGCACGTTCTCCGTGCGAGGCGAGGATGTGTCGGCGGAGTATGGCGAGCTCGAGGTCCGGGCCAATCGCGCGTCCGGGACCGACGCCGTGCTGACGCTGCGATTCGTACGGTTCGCGTCTACGGCCGCCGAGCCACGTCCGCCCATTGTGTTCCTCGCCGGCGGTCCCGGCGATGCGGCTACGCGCGCATTGTCGGGCATGCCGCGCGAGGTGCTCGAGCAGTTGCGCGCCGTCGCGGACGTGATCGCGTTCGACCAGCGCGGCACCGGCACTTCGGAGCCGTCCGATCCGACGTGCGGCGCGAGTCCGATGCTGCCGCGTGATCGCGCCGGCGACGCGGAGCACCTGCTCTCGATCCTGCGGCCGTTCGTTGCGGCGTGCATCGCCGCGGCACCCTCGCGCGGGATCGATATCGGCGGCCTGACCACCGTCGAAAGCGCGGACGATGTGGAGGCGCTGCGGCAAGCGCTCGGCGCCCCATCTCTGCAGCTCCTGGCCGGCAGCTACGGCACGCACCTCGCCCTTGCCGTCGCACGCCGTCACCCGGAGTCCGTAACCGCCATGGTGCTCGCAGGCGTGGAAGGGCCTGACCATACCTTCAAGCGGCCGGTACTGGCGGACAGCGTGCTCGCTGGCATCGCCGCCGCGAAGCGACCGACGCTGCTCCAGGAGATCGCTACACTGCGCGCGCGGTTGATGGAGCCCGTCGCGTACACGTTCGCGAATGGCCGTACCATCACGCTCGGAGCGTGGGACCTCCAGCGCTGGGTCGCGGAATCGCTCGACGCCATGCCCGAGATCGCGGCCATGATGAGCGCAATGCCGCGGCTGCTGGATGGCGACTATGAGCCGCTCGCCGTCTGGACGCTGCGCGCACGACTGCCGCAGCCGTTCAACCTCATGAACCTGGCGATGGACTGCGCGTCGTACGCCAGCGACGAGCGCCTTCGGCTGATCGGGAATGAGGGACGTACTGCGCTGCTGGGCGACGCACTGAACTTCCCCAAGCCGGCGCTGTGCGACCTGTCCGGTCTGCCCAGGCTCGACGACACGTTCCGTCAGCCGGTATCGAGCAATACCTCCGCACTGCTCGTCACTGGCGAGTGGGACGGCCGCACGCCCCCTGCGAATGCCCGCGAGGTCGCGCGTCGCATGCCGAACGCACACGT